Proteins from one Telopea speciosissima isolate NSW1024214 ecotype Mountain lineage chromosome 1, Tspe_v1, whole genome shotgun sequence genomic window:
- the LOC122649674 gene encoding receptor-like serine/threonine-protein kinase SD1-8 has product MRNISEGFHLFLVSCFALLAFSSQSSNGFAGDIITLNQSVRDGQSLVSSGGTFKLGFFSPTNSNNRYLGIWYNKIRDQTVVWIANRDNPITDSTGVLKLSEDGNLVLLNQSETVIWSTNASKAENPVAQLLDSGNLVVREENDEKLENSLWQSFDHPTHTLLPGMKLGWNLRTGLNRFLISWKSESDPSTGSFKFGVDRRGYPQAFVWNGMGIEYRSGPWNGLQFSAVPEMKPNDIINFSFTSNSDELYYSFSIENDSVVSRLMVSPSGSLQRFTRLDDDKSESWNLYWYAPKDQCDNYKVCGAYGICDANASPVCKCPPTGFKPRDPQNWIMRNGSGGCVRKTELECQKGDDGFLRLQRMKVPDTSMAFVNESMSLQECKEACKRNCSCTGYANSKLTGGGTGCLYWTGELIDLRVYPVGGQDLYLRVAGSELAKGQDPDAHSSKRKRLTVGLSVMVCVGVLVLAFSSYFLWKRKTKGAVSNRKTEERVFREKSQDKQFVDLVVSSGREYSGEYNKDDIELPLFDFSTIAIATDNFSEANKLGKGGFGTVYKGKLEGKEIAVKRLSKNSGQGLQEFKNEIILIAKLQHRNLVRLLGSSIDAEEKMLIYEYMQNRSLDSILFDTKKSSSLDWPKRFQIIGGIARGILYLHQDSRFRIIHRDLKASNILLDGEMNPKISDFGMARIFGGDETEGNTRRVVGTYGYMSPEYAMDGNFSVKSDVFSFGVLVLEIISGKKNRGFYYDNCELNLLAHAWRLWREGKGLELMDESMKDSCSTSEVLRCIQVGLLCVQERPEERPTMSSVVLMLSSETATMPQPKPPGFGRERSPLETDESFSELESYTVNQLTVTIIESR; this is encoded by the exons ATGAGAAACATCAGCGAGGGTTTCCATCTTTTCCTCGTCTCCTGCTTCGCATTACTTGCTTTTTCCTCCCAAAGTTCCAATGGATTTGCAGGGGACATCATAACTCTGAATCAATCAGTCAGAGACGGGCAAAGCCTTGTTTCTTCCGGTGGAACTTTCAAATTGGGGTTCTTCAGCCCTACCAATTCCAACAACAGATATTTGGGGATATGGTACAATAAGATTCGTGACCAAACTGTTGTTTGGATTGCAAACAGAGACAACCCCATCACAGACTCAACCGGTGTTCTAAAGCTTTCCGAAGACGGGAATCTCGTCCTCCTAAATCAATCGGAAACTGTGATCTGGTCTACGAATGCGTCCAAGGCAGAGAACCCAGTCGCCCAGCTGTTAGATTCTGGAAATCTCGTAGTCAGAGAAGAAAATGACGAGAAGCTCGAGAATTCTCTGTGGCAGAGCTTCGATCATCCGACTCACACTTTATTGCCGGGAATGAAGTTGGGGTGGAACTTGAGAACCGGTTTGAATAGATTTCTGATATCGTGGAAGAGCGAAAGCGATCCGTCCACTGGAAGCTTTAAGTTTGGGGTAGATCGTCGTGGATACCCACAGGCGTTTGTCTGGAACGGAATGGGCATAGAGTACCGAAGCGGACCTTGGAATGGGTTACAGTTCAGTGCGGTCCCTGAAATGAAGCCCAATGACATTATCAATTTCAGTTTCACCTCAAATTCAGACGAGTTGTATTACTCGTTTTCCATCGAGAACGATTCCGTGGTTTCGAGGTTGATGGTGAGTCCATCTGGTTCGCTTCAGCGATTTACACGACTCGATGACGACAAAAGCGAAAGCTGGAATCTTTACTGGTATGCTCCGAAGGACCAATGCGACAATTACAAAGTGTGTGGGGCTTATGGTATATGCGATGCCAATGCTTCGCCAGTCTGCAAGTGTCCTCCAACAGGGTTTAAGCCAAGGGATCCTCAGAATTGGATTATGAGAAATGGGTCTGGTGGGTGTGTTCGGAAAACAGAGTTGGAGTGCCAGAAAGGAGATGATGGGTTCTTAAGGTTGCAGCGCATGAAGGTCCCTGACACATCCATGGCGTTCGTGAATGAAAGTATGAGTCTTCAAGAATGCAAGGAGGCTTGCAAGAGGAACTGTTCGTGTACGGGTTATGCGAACTCGAAACTGACGGGAGGAGGAACTGGTTGCTTATACTGGACTGGTGAGCTTATCGATCTCCGGGTGTACCCCGTCGGCGGCCAAGATCTCTACCTGCGGGTGGCGGGTTCCGAGCTAG CAAAGGGACAAGACCCTGATGCCCATTCCAGTAAAAGGAAACGATTAACAGTTGGACTTAGTGTCATGGTCTGTGTTGGTGTTCTTGTATTGGCATTCAGTAGCTATTTCCTATGGAAGAGAAAGACAAAAGGAGCTGTGTCGAATAGGAAGACAGAGGAAAGAG TTTTCAGGGAGAAAAGCCAAGACAAACAATTTGTGGACTTGGTTGTATCAAGCGGGAGAGAGTACTCGGGCGAATATAACAAAGATGACATAGAATTGCCTCTATTCGATTTTTCTACTATTGCAATTGCCACAGATAATTTCTCCGAAGCAAACAAGCTTGGAAAAGGTGGTTTTGGTACTGTTTATAAG GGTAAGTTGGAGGGGAAGGAAATAGCTGTGAAGAGGCTCTCAAAGAATTCAGGGCAAGGACTACAAGAATTCAAGAATGAGATTATATTAATTGCAAAACTTCAGCACAGGAATCTCGTTCGGCTTCTGGGTTCCTCTATTGATGCTGAAGAGAAAATGTTAATCTATGAGTACATGCAAAATAGAAGCTTGGATTCTATACTGTTTG ACACAAAAAAATCCTCATCCTTGGATTGGCCAAAGCGCTTCCAAATTATCGGGGGAATTGCCAGAGGGATTCTCTACCTGCATCAAGACTCCAGATTTAGAATTATCCATAGGGATCTcaaagcaagcaacattctacTTGATGGTGAGATGAACCCCAAAATTTCAGACTTTGGCATGGCAAGAATTTTTGGAGGGGATGAAACTGAAGGAAATACAAGGAGAGTAGTAGGAACATA TGGTTACATGTCACCTGAATATGCAATGGATGGAAACTTCTCGGTGAAATCTGATGTTTTCAGCTTTGGTGTTCTGGTGTTGGAGATCATTAGTGGCAAGAAGAACAGAGGATTTTATTACGATAACTGCGAGCTCAATCTTCTTGCACAT GCATGGAGACTATGGAGAGAGGGCAAAGGCTTGGAATTGATGGATGAATCAATGAAGGATTCATGTTCCACAAGTGAAGTATTGAGATGTATACAGGTTGGCCTCTTGTGTGTGCAAGAACGCCCAGAAGAAAGGCCAACTATGTCATCTGTGGTTTTGATGTTGAGTAGTGAAACTGCAACAATGCCTCAACCAAAACCCCCTGGCTTTGGTAGAGAAAGAAGTCCCTTGGAGACAGACGAATCTTTTTCTGAACTAGAGTCATATACCGTAAACCAACTGACGGTTACAATCATAGAAAGCCGATGA